A region of the Dreissena polymorpha isolate Duluth1 chromosome 6, UMN_Dpol_1.0, whole genome shotgun sequence genome:
CTGATATAAACATACGAGaatttacaatatataaaatatatcttattgTTTGTCAtcattgttttgttaatattacgcaattatttgtttaacaacgTTAATATTGATCTATATATACATTTCGCTCGATTTTCATGTATGCGTGTGTATAGAGCGACGTATTGATGATATTTAAATTGTCGAATTACCTGATATTTTGCAAGTAGTAGTATATTTATAAACCAAGTAGGATCGAACATCGCTCGTCTAACACTTGTGCAAACATTAAGTTAGTAAAAACTCACGTAGTTTGTGTGATGCCAAGTACGTTTAGTGGTATCGGTTTCTTTCAGTTTCATATAAACTCGTTTGGATTACTAACCtaattgttatgtttgatatatgtTGTTATTGTGTAGTCCCGTATTATGAAATGTTTAAGCAAATTAAGAATGTTTACGACAAAACGACGAAACAAGATGCAGTCGAAACAAATGCTTATTTTGATAGTAAGTAAAGTTCTTATCGGGACAAAATTAAGagtaattttatatttcataaaacaattaacgaATGCAAAAAGTAATATAAAAGGTAAATATACGTTCACAGACAGCTTAAAAAGCAATAAATAAGTGAGCAATTTCAGTGCAAACCCTCTGCTAAAACCGAAAACTATCATTGACACTTGACCTGTTATCATTAATCATGTGGTGTCACTTGactatacaatatataaatatctcGAATGAAAATACtgataaacaaatatatcaatgtttaattttattcacgTTTAAACCCCACATAAAGCGCAAAGACAAGCCAAATAACAATGTAACGCAAATACCTTCTGGCGATTGTTCTTATTGCTTTAATATTGACTTGTTTggtttcattaaattaaactgtgACAATTGTATAAGAATATGCAGCTTCAGATGATAATATTGTCTACGCATAATTAACATCCCTGGCTAGTAATAAGTGCACGGCTGCACAATCAATTCTGTAATAAAGTCATATGTAGAATAAATTACCATATGTGTGCGGTAAAATTAATAAGTGTTATGACTATGCATTTGCATTGTAATTTGTATTTGCATTGTAAAACAACTAAATTTATGCACCAAGGTACGATATGCATCTTAACTTACCATGCATAACGTGTGCGCACAggtattatcattatcattatcatgttTCATTCTGCTTACAATCATCGCCGCTACAATCACTAAATGTACTTGATATTGACACATTGAGACTTTAAGAGGTGTCATGTGCCTACGATAACACAGTAACACGGCCTGTAAAATTTATAACAAGAAGTGGTAATGTAtcttacattttatattaaatatactgTTATTATATGTCACGGAATAAACCTTACGGGCAATATCGTTTGACTGCATCGTTAGCTCAGTTGGAAGAGCATTCGCCCGTTTAACGACGGGTGAATCATTCGATTTCCAGAGACGATGCCCATGAACCCTACTCTTTGCTTCTATTTTTGACTCGTACTTGCCTTGCTTCTATTAAAGAAAGCGAATAATCATGTATGTTATTATTCAAGCTCACGTGAAGATAGAGCTAAAGAATGACTACTTATCATCTATTCCCGATATGAAGCCAGCCGCAAAACTCGTCGGCCAAATATCATACCCGAAACTAGGTAGGTTTTAATGAACACGAAATCGTAGTTTTGAAATtttatgcatgtatattttaAGAGACAATTCATCCGTAAAATGTATTTAACGTGATAGATACAAGATTTTTACATAAAGGGTGTGTTGAAATAAAGCTTACGACTTATTTTTGTGggtttacattttacattttgttttgctTGCACGACTGAACCAGATATATCTGTAATGTTCGTAGGGCCTCAAAGAAAAGAAATGGAAGCAGTGATTGCATGGTATCACGGCCGAGAACTAGACTACACTACCGGTTTTATGAGATACGGAGTCAGATATCAGAATGGGCGCCTGATTGTACCACTTACAGGAACGTATAATATTTATTCCTTCCTAAGCCTTACAGAAAACGATGATTCACCAGATGTTCCGTTTGATACAAGCAGAAATGCAACCCTTGTGAAGCATGCAATGTACAAGTATAATGTTAAGCTGGGCAAGGACGTGGAACTGGTTTCTTCTATACAAACACACCGGGAGTCGACCAATCGAAATTTCAATGCTTTCAGTTCACAAATCTCCACGTTGGTACAATTAGAGGCTGGAGATGAAATTTCTGTGAAAATAAGCGACATTTTGCTAATATCCTATCCAGGTGATAACTTTTTCGGTCTGCACATGATCTGACTATCTCTGAAGTTATCACCTGGGAACATAGAAATGTCCACCACGTGGAACTGCGTGCTCGCCGCGTGGATGCTTGCTACAGAAGGTTCCACAAACGTTCATCATAGCTCAATGAGGTATATTATTTCTGCGTAAAGGGCAGAGTAAAATAATTCGCAAGCACTATACCCAAAAAACGCAATTATGTTTTTGCAAATAATTTCCAAGACTCATTCTTGGAAGCGGAGCAATTTTGTATATTCGCCGATCAATGCAAAACCAATAAATCATATGACATTACCATCCTCGTTGATAATAATAACTGTTTATTTTAGGACATGCATTATGTTTTAAAGTCGAATGTGAAGTGGATGTTTAGGTGAACCAAAAAATCTGATGAGacgattgtttttattttatgactCGATGTAACGTTTTGTTGTTTTAGAACGCATTtcgtgatttttatttatttcacctAAATATCAAGCAAATTACTTGCTGTTTGCTGTTATAAATGTTATGGTGTTCGAACCTGTCATCTCCTCGTAAACGTGATTTAAACTGTGAACACTAGAGATTGCTGTCAGCATACAACATACTCCATTAGTGCTGTTGAATTATTTAATCgaattttgtatatttgtttgtaGTTATTGTTCGCTTACATGTGACATAATACGTCTCTTCAACGATTGGTGTTTAACGCATATAGCATTAATTATtggaaatatataattttgtaatgTAATTTTGAAGTTCTTCACAAATCATTTTCGCCATAAGCTTAATGCCGGCCGATCGAGTAGGTTAAAACCCGGATTCAGAAAATATATCCTCATACAAAATAATTCAACGTCTTTTGCCGAAAAACATCCGAGATGTCAGTATTATATGGTTTGAAACAAGCGAGACTTAGCGCAACATTTTTTCGGGAATAGGCGAATCAAAAGGCAGACTCATTACTTGAAAATATGCAAATGTTCATGTATATTACAAATCAGCATATGCTTCGaaataattaactttttttcgGAGCAAAGGCTGGTGAGTATGTATACAACTTTATTACCGGAATATAATCTAAATTGTTGACTACCTTTTTATGtgcaacatgtacatgtaggcTTTGTTAATGATGTAACAAAGCTATTGTGACTTGATtgtgttaaagggactgtcaaccacgaatgacgaacaaagaaaagttctaaaataccgtattttttacaattgttaatttatattgattaaaatgtcacgactggtatattactttactttaaaaaaagttcatattttcagtatattcggtaatacaatttcgaaagaacatcgcaaaaataggtgacatatatatatatatatatatatatatatatatatatatatatatatatatatatatatatatatatatatatatatatatatatatatatatatacaattcacaacgCATGCACATTTTGCATTgatgggtttaccacgtgacaatgatgatcaatctactggcgttatttatgattaactggtagacatacccagtaaaaaaaattacaaaaatatactgaaaatatggaaacttaacaacttttcctagtcatgtaatataccagtcgtgatattttaatcaatataaactaataattgtaaaatatacgGAATTTTACTACCTTACTTTTCTTCGTCGTAGTGGTTGATAGTCCCTTGTAAGAGTAAAATGCAAGCCCAAGTACCTTTTCAATATATCTGAATGGAGTGTGcaatgttttaattgtatatgcaGCTTACACTTGTAAATGGATTTGTACATTGAAGAATTGTATGAAGTTGAAATGAATTGTATGAAGTTAACGTTAATATTGTTTGCACATGATCTTCAAAAAATGTACGATTACTTATTTTATCTCCATCGTTTTATGTTAAATATGGTTAATACTCATGTTTTGGGTTACTATTAATTGCATTCGTTTTTCCAAGGTTAAACAAATGAATGCAACTGTTTACTTGTTGTttacttgttgttgttgtttataaaacatggaAGAAACTGCGGTTTGTGCTTTTTCTTTGGTTTAAACAGCAGTAATTTATATACACGACATATTCGTGGTTCATTTAGtgatat
Encoded here:
- the LOC127834940 gene encoding tumor necrosis factor ligand superfamily member 15-like yields the protein MKPAAKLVGQISYPKLGPQRKEMEAVIAWYHGRELDYTTGFMRYGVRYQNGRLIVPLTGTYNIYSFLSLTENDDSPDVPFDTSRNATLVKHAMYKYNVKLGKDVELVSSIQTHRESTNRNFNAFSSQISTLVQLEAGDEISVKISDILLISYPGDNFFGLHMI